In a genomic window of Pseudoxanthomonas indica:
- a CDS encoding WS/DGAT/MGAT family O-acyltransferase — protein MATQKKPARPRREPMSRVDTAWLRMCRPTNPMMITGVLMFDEPMTLEKLKQVVRKRFLAYPRFRQKAVDGPTGAAWVEDAQFDFDWHVRLSALPGRTDARSEKRALERFVSQMASTPLDRSKPLWQFHLVERYRGGSALVARIHHSYADGIALVQVLLSLTDTTRKPEKSSELRAAWLKKDGVEVVRRVGAVDRYVQLGGKMLGKGMEMYRDPTLATMLAKEGGEIGRELLTALALPDDPPTLLRGPLGVSKRVAWAEPLELDEVKAVGRACDCTVNDVLMATAAGALRAYLIERGEEVEGITLRATVPVNLRPLEHAKKLGNHFGLVFLELPVGEPNPVRRLERVTESMNQLKNSRQAIVAFGLLAALGMAPASLQGVALELFSRKATAVATNVPGPQQPLYMGGSRVREMMFWVPQTGSIGLGVSILSYNGRVHFGLIGDARLVPDPDAVMRRFGPEFEKLLYLALMGNWEHALDAAAADALLPTTA, from the coding sequence ATGGCAACCCAGAAGAAACCAGCCAGGCCGCGCCGCGAACCGATGTCGCGGGTCGATACCGCCTGGTTGCGCATGTGCCGGCCGACCAATCCCATGATGATCACCGGCGTGCTCATGTTTGATGAGCCGATGACGCTGGAGAAGCTCAAACAGGTGGTGCGTAAACGATTCCTGGCCTATCCACGCTTTCGGCAGAAAGCAGTGGACGGGCCGACGGGTGCGGCCTGGGTGGAGGATGCGCAGTTCGATTTCGACTGGCATGTGCGCTTGTCGGCGTTGCCCGGCCGCACCGATGCGCGCTCCGAGAAGCGGGCGCTGGAGCGTTTTGTCAGCCAGATGGCCTCCACGCCGCTGGATCGCAGCAAGCCGCTGTGGCAATTCCACCTGGTGGAGCGCTATCGCGGTGGCTCGGCGCTGGTGGCGCGCATCCACCACAGCTATGCCGACGGCATTGCGCTGGTGCAGGTGTTGTTGTCGCTGACCGATACCACCCGCAAGCCGGAAAAGAGCAGCGAACTGCGCGCGGCCTGGTTGAAGAAGGACGGCGTGGAAGTGGTCCGCCGGGTTGGCGCAGTGGATCGCTATGTGCAGCTGGGCGGCAAGATGCTCGGCAAGGGCATGGAGATGTACCGTGATCCCACCCTGGCCACCATGCTGGCGAAGGAGGGCGGCGAGATCGGCCGCGAACTGCTCACCGCGCTGGCCTTGCCGGATGATCCGCCTACCTTGCTGCGTGGGCCGCTGGGCGTCAGCAAGCGGGTCGCCTGGGCCGAGCCGTTGGAACTGGACGAAGTCAAAGCCGTGGGGCGTGCCTGCGACTGTACGGTCAACGATGTGCTGATGGCCACGGCTGCAGGTGCGCTGCGCGCGTACCTGATTGAACGCGGCGAAGAAGTGGAGGGCATTACCCTGCGCGCCACGGTGCCGGTGAATCTGCGGCCGCTCGAGCACGCCAAGAAGCTGGGCAACCACTTCGGCCTGGTGTTCCTGGAGCTGCCAGTGGGCGAACCCAATCCGGTGCGCCGACTGGAACGCGTGACCGAATCGATGAACCAGTTGAAGAACTCCCGCCAGGCGATCGTCGCCTTTGGCCTGCTGGCGGCGCTCGGCATGGCCCCGGCGTCGCTGCAAGGCGTGGCGCTGGAGTTGTTCAGCCGCAAGGCTACGGCGGTAGCGACCAATGTGCCGGGTCCGCAGCAACCTTTGTACATGGGCGGAAGCCGGGTCCGGGAAATGATGTTCTGGGTGCCGCAAACTGGTTCCATCGGCCTGGGTGTTTCGATCCTCAGCTACAACGGCCGCGTCCATTTTGGCCTGATTGGCGATGCGCGGCTGGTGCCTGATCCCGATGCGGTGATGCGCAGGTTTGGGCCGGAATTTGAAAAGCTGTTGTATCTGGCCCTGATGGGTAACTGGGAGCATGCGCTGGACGCGGCTGCGGCCGACGCGCTGTTGCCGACGACCGCCTGA
- the rpsR gene encoding 30S ribosomal protein S18 has product MSKFFRRRKFCKFTAEGVKEIDYKDLNTLRQYLTETGKIVPSRVTGTKSRYQRQLATAVKRARFLALIPYTDNHDV; this is encoded by the coding sequence ATGTCCAAGTTCTTCCGTCGCCGCAAGTTCTGCAAGTTCACCGCCGAAGGCGTGAAAGAGATCGACTACAAGGATCTCAACACCCTGCGCCAGTACCTGACCGAGACCGGCAAGATTGTCCCGAGCCGCGTCACCGGCACCAAGTCGCGTTACCAGCGCCAGCTGGCCACGGCGGTCAAGCGCGCCCGTTTCCTGGCGCTGATCCCGTACACCGACAACCACGACGTCTGA
- the rpsF gene encoding 30S ribosomal protein S6 has translation MRHYEVVFLVHPDQSEQVPAMIERYKSLVENGSGKIHRLEDWGRRQLAYPIQNLVKAHYVLLNIEADQAVMNELVELFRFNDAILRHLVIKRDDADTEQSLIMKNKDEKGDKGERGERRRRDDDEGEGSNDAAADNAEAA, from the coding sequence ATGCGTCACTATGAAGTCGTGTTCCTGGTCCACCCGGACCAGAGCGAGCAGGTGCCGGCCATGATCGAGCGCTACAAGAGCCTCGTCGAGAATGGCAGCGGCAAAATCCACCGTCTGGAAGACTGGGGCCGCCGTCAGCTGGCCTACCCGATCCAGAACCTGGTCAAGGCCCACTACGTCCTGCTCAACATCGAAGCCGACCAGGCCGTGATGAACGAGCTGGTCGAGCTGTTCCGTTTCAACGACGCCATCCTGCGTCACCTGGTGATCAAGCGCGATGACGCCGACACCGAGCAGTCCCTGATCATGAAGAACAAGGACGAGAAGGGCGACAAGGGCGAGCGCGGCGAGCGCCGCCGTCGTGATGATGACGAAGGCGAGGGCAGCAACGACGCCGCCGCCGACAACGCCGAAGCCGCCTGA
- the rplI gene encoding 50S ribosomal protein L9 has translation MQLILLQKVTNLGVLGDKVNVKPGYGRNFLVPQGKAVPATAANLAEFEAKRADYEAKAKASHDEAESRSAKLEGASVTVKANASTEGKLFGSVGPRDIADAFTAAGFPLEKSEVVMGEGPLRNIGEYDVLVKLHADVEITVKVVVEAEA, from the coding sequence ATGCAACTGATTCTTCTGCAGAAAGTGACCAACCTCGGCGTCCTCGGCGACAAGGTCAACGTGAAGCCGGGCTACGGCCGCAACTTCCTGGTGCCGCAGGGCAAGGCCGTGCCGGCCACCGCTGCCAACCTGGCCGAGTTCGAAGCCAAGCGCGCCGACTACGAAGCCAAGGCCAAGGCCTCGCACGACGAAGCTGAAAGCCGCAGCGCCAAGCTGGAAGGCGCCAGCGTGACGGTCAAGGCCAACGCCTCGACCGAAGGCAAGCTGTTCGGTTCGGTGGGTCCGCGCGATATCGCCGACGCCTTCACCGCTGCCGGCTTCCCGCTGGAAAAGAGCGAAGTCGTGATGGGCGAAGGCCCGCTGCGCAACATTGGCGAGTACGACGTGCTGGTCAAGCTGCACGCCGACGTCGAAATCACCGTCAAGGTGGTGGTCGAAGCCGAAGCCTGA
- a CDS encoding cryptochrome/photolyase family protein, with protein sequence MSLALVWFRHDLRLDDQPALRAALEAGHTPVPVYIHAPEEEGAWAPGAASDAWRHRSLQALQQELEQRGSALHVCTGPTDGALDRLLRRSGAQAVFWNRKYEPATQARDAALKRRLRESGVEVESFNGTLMFEPWDMATQSGGPYKVFTPFWKNAQANLRLPAPWTAPVRLPEPPTLDGHVSIDALGLQPRPRWDESFWEHWQPGEAGAHEALEIFIDGALNGYSEDRDRPDRIGTSRLSPHLHFGEIAVWRVVHALQQACTAANARHVDAYVRELGWREFAYHLLHHFPQTPNENLNPRFEHFNWARVDDAALRAWQQGRTGVPIVDAGLRELWATGYMHNRVRMIVASYLCKHLRYHWLEGARWFWDTLVDADLANNTLGWQWTAGTGADASPYFRVFNPVTQAQRFDPKAEYIARWVPELQALPVKERFAPWLSPELAQRLAPDYPRQPLVDLAEGREAALAAYAASKD encoded by the coding sequence ATGAGCCTCGCCCTGGTCTGGTTCCGCCACGATTTGCGCCTGGATGACCAGCCAGCGCTGAGGGCGGCGTTGGAAGCCGGCCATACGCCGGTTCCCGTCTACATCCACGCACCCGAGGAAGAGGGTGCCTGGGCTCCCGGCGCCGCCTCCGATGCCTGGCGGCACCGTTCGCTGCAAGCCTTGCAGCAGGAACTGGAACAGCGCGGTTCGGCGCTGCACGTGTGCACGGGCCCCACGGACGGGGCCCTCGACCGCCTGTTGCGCCGGAGCGGCGCGCAGGCGGTGTTCTGGAATCGCAAGTACGAGCCGGCCACGCAGGCGCGTGATGCGGCCTTGAAGCGGCGCCTGCGCGAATCGGGCGTCGAGGTGGAGAGCTTCAATGGCACGTTGATGTTCGAGCCTTGGGACATGGCCACGCAGAGTGGCGGGCCTTACAAGGTGTTCACACCGTTCTGGAAGAATGCGCAGGCGAATTTGCGCCTGCCTGCACCGTGGACCGCGCCGGTACGCTTGCCAGAGCCGCCAACGCTGGACGGCCACGTGTCGATTGACGCCTTGGGCTTGCAGCCGCGGCCGCGCTGGGACGAAAGCTTCTGGGAACACTGGCAACCCGGTGAAGCCGGTGCACATGAAGCGCTGGAAATCTTCATCGATGGCGCGTTGAACGGTTACAGCGAAGATCGCGATCGCCCGGATCGCATCGGCACTTCTCGGCTGTCGCCACATCTTCATTTCGGCGAGATTGCAGTATGGCGTGTGGTGCATGCCTTGCAGCAGGCATGCACCGCCGCCAATGCGCGTCATGTCGATGCTTATGTGCGCGAGTTGGGTTGGCGCGAGTTCGCCTACCACCTGCTGCATCATTTTCCGCAAACACCGAACGAAAACCTCAATCCGCGCTTCGAGCATTTCAACTGGGCTCGCGTTGACGACGCCGCCCTGCGTGCGTGGCAACAAGGACGGACCGGTGTACCGATAGTCGATGCCGGACTGCGCGAACTCTGGGCCACTGGCTACATGCACAACCGGGTGCGCATGATCGTCGCCAGCTACCTGTGCAAGCATCTTCGCTATCACTGGCTGGAGGGCGCACGCTGGTTCTGGGACACGCTGGTGGATGCCGATTTGGCCAACAACACCCTGGGCTGGCAATGGACCGCCGGCACGGGCGCCGATGCTTCGCCGTACTTCCGCGTATTCAATCCGGTGACTCAGGCGCAGCGCTTCGATCCCAAGGCCGAGTACATCGCCCGCTGGGTGCCGGAACTGCAGGCGCTGCCGGTAAAGGAGCGCTTCGCGCCCTGGTTGAGTCCCGAGTTGGCCCAGCGGCTGGCGCCCGACTATCCGAGGCAACCGCTGGTGGATCTGGCCGAGGGCAGGGAAGCGGCGCTGGCCGCTTACGCCGCCAGCAAGGACTGA
- a CDS encoding OmpA family protein — translation MNQHAVKTTLLALGITVLASSCASYTGQTSDPNDPNRTRTGALIGAGIGAAVGLLSGSDATERRQRALVGVGVGALSGGAIGAYQDRQEAELRRQTAGTGVDVTREGDVIKLNLPDGVTFDFGKAELKPQFYPALNNIASTLKQYNQTIVEVTGHTDSIGTDAVNQRLSEQRASSVGNYLIGQGLVRERFEIVGMGKRYPIASNDTDSGRALNRRVEIRLQPLRQ, via the coding sequence ATGAATCAACACGCGGTCAAGACCACCTTGCTGGCCCTGGGCATCACCGTACTGGCCAGTTCCTGCGCCAGCTATACCGGCCAGACCTCCGACCCCAACGACCCCAACCGTACCCGTACCGGCGCCCTGATTGGCGCGGGCATCGGTGCCGCGGTGGGCTTGTTGAGTGGCAGCGACGCCACCGAACGTCGCCAACGCGCACTGGTGGGCGTGGGTGTGGGTGCATTGTCCGGCGGCGCCATCGGTGCCTATCAGGATCGGCAGGAAGCCGAACTACGCCGACAGACCGCCGGTACCGGCGTGGACGTAACCCGCGAAGGCGATGTGATCAAATTGAACCTGCCCGATGGCGTGACCTTCGATTTCGGCAAGGCTGAACTCAAGCCGCAGTTCTATCCGGCCCTCAACAATATCGCCAGCACGCTCAAGCAGTACAACCAGACCATCGTGGAAGTGACCGGCCATACCGACAGCATTGGCACGGATGCGGTCAACCAGCGCCTGTCCGAGCAGCGCGCCTCGTCGGTCGGCAATTATCTGATTGGACAGGGCCTGGTGCGTGAGCGCTTCGAGATTGTCGGCATGGGCAAGCGTTATCCGATTGCCAGCAACGACACCGATTCCGGCCGCGCGCTCAACCGCCGGGTGGAGATTCGACTACAGCCGCTGCGCCAGTAA
- a CDS encoding replicative DNA helicase: protein MSARPGFRNDPQDARIEQLRLPPHSIDAEQAVLGGLMLSQEAYDRINDKLTDKDFYRRDHQLIYRAICELAERNRPYDAVTLGEWFESQGHLEQVAGGAYLIELASSTPSAANITAYAEIVRDKAVMRQLIDVGTDIVNDAFQPEGKESAEMLAMAEQKVFAIAEAGARGRTDFVGMNTALKDAFEVLQNRFENGGNVTGLPSGYTDFDEMTAGLQPTDLIILAARPAMGKTTFALNIAEFAAIKSKKAVAVFSMEMSAAQLALRLISSNGRVNATRLRTGQLEDEDWSRVTSAIRMLKETKIFIDDTPGLSPDVLRSKARRLKREHDLGLIVIDYLQLMSVPGNSENRATEISEISRSLKGLAKELNVPVIALSQLNRSLETRTDKRPVMADLRESGAIEQDADMIVFIYRDDYYNKENSPDKGLAEIIIGKQRSGPTGSCKLKFFGEYTRFDNLSHDSIGSFE from the coding sequence ATGTCCGCACGCCCCGGTTTCCGCAACGACCCGCAGGATGCGCGCATCGAGCAGTTGCGGTTGCCTCCGCACTCGATTGATGCGGAACAGGCGGTGCTGGGTGGCTTGATGCTGTCGCAGGAAGCCTACGACCGCATCAACGACAAGCTGACCGACAAGGACTTCTACCGGCGTGATCATCAGCTGATCTATCGGGCCATCTGCGAACTTGCCGAGCGCAACCGTCCCTATGACGCGGTGACCCTGGGCGAATGGTTCGAGTCGCAGGGACATCTCGAGCAAGTCGCGGGCGGCGCCTACCTGATCGAACTGGCCAGCAGCACGCCCTCGGCCGCCAACATCACCGCTTACGCGGAAATCGTGCGCGACAAGGCGGTGATGCGGCAGCTGATCGATGTCGGTACCGACATCGTCAACGACGCCTTCCAGCCCGAGGGCAAGGAAAGCGCCGAGATGCTTGCCATGGCCGAGCAGAAGGTGTTTGCCATTGCCGAGGCCGGTGCGCGTGGCCGCACCGATTTCGTCGGCATGAACACCGCGCTGAAGGACGCATTCGAAGTCCTGCAGAACCGCTTCGAGAACGGTGGCAACGTCACCGGCCTGCCCAGCGGCTACACCGATTTCGACGAGATGACCGCCGGCCTGCAACCCACCGACTTGATCATCCTGGCCGCGCGTCCGGCCATGGGCAAGACCACCTTCGCCCTGAACATCGCCGAGTTCGCCGCGATCAAGTCGAAGAAGGCGGTGGCCGTGTTCTCGATGGAAATGTCCGCGGCGCAGCTGGCATTGCGCCTGATCTCCTCCAATGGCCGGGTCAACGCCACCCGCCTGCGTACCGGCCAGCTGGAAGACGAGGACTGGAGTCGCGTCACCAGCGCGATCCGCATGCTCAAGGAAACCAAGATCTTCATCGACGATACGCCGGGCCTGTCGCCGGACGTGCTGCGCTCCAAGGCGCGCCGTCTCAAGCGCGAACACGACCTGGGCCTGATCGTCATCGACTACCTGCAGCTGATGTCGGTGCCGGGCAACAGCGAAAACCGCGCCACCGAAATCTCCGAGATCTCGCGTTCGCTCAAGGGCCTGGCCAAGGAATTGAACGTGCCGGTGATTGCGCTGTCGCAGCTCAACCGCTCGCTGGAAACCCGTACCGACAAGCGTCCGGTGATGGCCGACTTGCGCGAATCAGGCGCCATCGAGCAGGACGCCGACATGATCGTCTTCATCTACCGCGACGATTACTACAACAAGGAAAATTCGCCGGACAAGGGCCTGGCCGAGATCATCATCGGCAAGCAACGTAGCGGTCCCACCGGCAGCTGCAAGCTCAAGTTCTTTGGCGAGTACACCCGTTTCGACAATCTCTCGCACGATTCGATTGGCAGTTTCGAATAA